The following proteins are co-located in the Siansivirga zeaxanthinifaciens CC-SAMT-1 genome:
- a CDS encoding sugar porter family MFS transporter, with protein MKINTKYIYMISMVSAMGGLLFGYDWVVIGGAKPFYEQFFHISNNPSMQGWAMSSALLGCLVGAAMSGMLSDKYGRKLLLIISAFLFTLSAVGTGATSNFSIFIVYRIIGGIGIGLASNLSPMYIAEIAPANMRGRLVSLNQLTIVIGILAAQLVNWQLAEAVPEGFSSEEILNSWNGQTGWRYMFWAETIPAMFFFILMFLVPESPRWLAKNGTRSSVEGILTKIGGRDYASNEYENIIKSLNTDTNKVAVSMLNERKIRPILVLGVVLAVFQQWCGINVIFNYAEEIFKAAGFGVSDILFNIVITGAINLIFTFVAIYTVDKLGRRKLMLFGSLGLSIIYLLVGGAYYYNISGTILLILVLLAIATYAMSLAPIVWVIISEIFPNKIRGMAMAIATLALWSACFVLTYTFPLLNSTLGAAGTFWLYGAICFFGWVFVFRKLPETKGKSLEEIENEIIK; from the coding sequence ATGAAAATTAACACAAAATATATTTACATGATATCCATGGTTTCGGCCATGGGCGGATTGTTATTTGGTTACGATTGGGTTGTTATTGGAGGTGCTAAGCCGTTTTATGAACAATTTTTTCACATATCAAATAATCCAAGTATGCAGGGTTGGGCAATGAGTAGTGCGCTTTTGGGTTGTTTGGTTGGCGCAGCAATGTCGGGAATGTTAAGTGATAAATATGGTAGAAAGTTATTGTTAATTATTTCAGCCTTCTTATTTACTTTATCTGCTGTTGGAACCGGAGCAACTTCAAATTTTTCAATCTTTATTGTTTACAGAATTATTGGTGGGATTGGTATAGGTTTAGCCTCTAATTTATCACCCATGTATATTGCAGAAATTGCGCCTGCCAATATGCGTGGTCGTCTTGTTTCACTCAATCAATTAACCATCGTTATTGGCATCTTAGCTGCACAACTCGTAAACTGGCAACTGGCCGAAGCAGTTCCAGAGGGATTTAGTAGTGAAGAAATTTTGAATTCTTGGAATGGACAAACGGGATGGCGCTATATGTTTTGGGCAGAAACCATTCCAGCTATGTTCTTTTTTATTTTGATGTTCTTGGTGCCTGAAAGCCCTCGTTGGTTAGCAAAAAATGGAACAAGAAGTAGTGTGGAAGGCATTTTAACAAAAATAGGAGGAAGAGATTATGCATCCAATGAATATGAGAATATTATAAAAAGTCTTAATACAGATACTAATAAAGTTGCTGTTTCCATGCTTAATGAAAGGAAAATTAGGCCTATTTTGGTTTTAGGTGTTGTATTGGCAGTTTTTCAGCAATGGTGTGGCATCAATGTTATTTTTAATTATGCCGAAGAAATTTTTAAGGCAGCGGGCTTTGGTGTTTCAGATATCCTTTTCAATATTGTTATTACAGGAGCCATAAATTTGATATTTACTTTTGTAGCGATTTATACGGTTGATAAATTAGGAAGGCGAAAATTAATGTTATTTGGTTCTTTGGGGCTTTCCATAATCTATCTTTTGGTTGGAGGGGCATACTACTATAATATCTCGGGAACCATTTTATTAATACTAGTATTATTAGCGATAGCAACTTATGCGATGTCGTTAGCCCCAATAGTTTGGGTTATTATTTCAGAGATTTTTCCAAATAAAATTCGTGGTATGGCTATGGCAATTGCAACATTAGCACTTTGGTCGGCCTGTTTTGTTCTCACCTATACCTTTCCATTATTAAATAGCACATTGGGTGCAGCAGGCACATTTTGGTTGTATGGTGCTATCTGCTTTTTTGGGTGGGTGTTTGTATTTAGAAAACTTCCTGAAACCAAAGGAAAATCCTTAGAAGAAATTGAAAATGAAATCATTAAATAA
- a CDS encoding helix-turn-helix domain-containing protein: MELNKSVSIPNFELRKSLKHPLNSMLYITDIGFYPRASEHYRKRKDGCKQHIIIYCIEGSGWISVNGKRFDVNKNQYFIIPKNIPHSYGSNKQNPWSIYWIHFLGELSHDYSQLTKNPETIMPSNIDRIDNRIELFEEMFQNLEMGFTPDNIQYANVCLMHFLASFKFLDQYRQVKKRDESDVILQSIQYMKKRMENTLTLLDLAQGSNLSISQYSLLFKKKTGQSPLDYLIRLRIQKACQLLDNTPLKIKHIGCNVGYNDPYYFSRIFTKTIGVSPRDYRKAPKG; the protein is encoded by the coding sequence TTGGAATTAAACAAAAGTGTTTCAATCCCGAATTTTGAACTTCGGAAATCTTTAAAGCATCCTCTAAATTCGATGCTGTATATTACCGACATCGGTTTTTACCCACGTGCCTCAGAGCATTATAGAAAGCGAAAAGACGGTTGTAAACAACACATTATTATTTATTGTATAGAAGGAAGTGGATGGATATCTGTAAATGGAAAACGGTTTGATGTAAATAAAAATCAGTATTTCATTATTCCAAAAAATATACCGCATAGTTACGGAAGCAACAAACAAAATCCATGGAGTATTTATTGGATTCATTTTTTAGGAGAATTATCGCATGACTATTCCCAATTAACCAAAAATCCAGAAACGATAATGCCCTCAAATATTGATAGAATTGACAATAGAATTGAACTATTTGAAGAGATGTTTCAAAATCTTGAAATGGGTTTTACGCCAGATAACATCCAATATGCAAATGTTTGTCTTATGCACTTTTTGGCTTCTTTTAAATTTTTAGATCAATATAGACAAGTCAAAAAACGTGATGAATCGGATGTTATTTTACAGTCCATTCAATACATGAAAAAAAGAATGGAAAACACCCTAACTTTATTAGATTTAGCTCAAGGTTCAAATTTATCAATCTCACAGTATTCTTTATTATTTAAGAAAAAAACAGGGCAATCGCCTTTAGATTATTTAATTCGATTACGCATTCAAAAAGCATGCCAATTATTAGATAATACACCATTAAAAATCAAACACATTGGCTGTAACGTTGGGTATAACGACCCGTATTACTTTTCTAGAATTTTCACTAAAACCATAGGTGTATCTCCTAGAGATTATAGAAAGGCACCAAAAGGTTAA
- a CDS encoding sulfatase-like hydrolase/transferase, with translation MKKINLLIIAATFLVAFTTKNEVKPPKKEEIKQSLPNIVFILSDDQAWTDYGFMGDKNIETPRLDKFASESLTFKRGYVPTPLCSPSLATIITGLYPKDHGILGNDKVYERGNIGGNERAEAYKPVISSFEKQTTLPDMLKEKGYLSFQTGKWWHGNHKIGGFDYGMTHGDPKRGGRHGDFGLQIGRKGLDTINSYVDLALREKKPFFLWYAPFLPHQPHTPPQELLEKYMKKTTSEHLAKYWAMCEWFDQTCGQLFDLFEEKGLTENTLFVYVCDNGWVQEPNKDTYVKTSKRAPYDLGIRTPIMYKWKGKISPKINNETFVSSIDMIPTVLDILDIKQPANLPGISVLDTEKLNKRKGFFGEVYAHDFDTKENSLYYNMAIFPPYKIIVPDPVRKADEKVQLFNISTDPFEQKNIAASNPKIVKDLTDKIVKFRTK, from the coding sequence ATGAAAAAAATCAACTTATTAATAATCGCTGCAACCTTTTTGGTTGCATTTACAACTAAAAATGAAGTTAAACCTCCAAAAAAAGAGGAAATAAAGCAATCATTACCAAACATTGTATTCATTTTATCCGATGATCAGGCTTGGACCGACTATGGTTTTATGGGTGATAAAAATATTGAAACCCCAAGATTAGATAAATTTGCATCAGAAAGTTTAACCTTCAAGCGAGGGTATGTGCCAACACCCTTGTGTTCGCCTTCTTTAGCTACAATAATTACGGGTTTATATCCAAAAGATCATGGTATTTTAGGCAATGATAAGGTCTATGAGCGTGGGAATATCGGCGGAAATGAAAGAGCAGAAGCGTATAAACCTGTTATTTCTTCCTTTGAAAAACAAACAACGCTTCCAGATATGCTTAAAGAAAAAGGGTATTTATCCTTTCAAACGGGGAAATGGTGGCATGGTAACCACAAAATTGGAGGATTTGATTATGGCATGACCCACGGCGACCCAAAGCGTGGTGGACGTCACGGTGATTTCGGTCTTCAAATTGGTCGAAAAGGACTCGATACCATCAATAGTTATGTTGATTTAGCTTTGAGAGAAAAAAAACCATTCTTTTTGTGGTACGCGCCATTTTTACCACATCAACCCCATACGCCACCTCAAGAATTGTTAGAGAAATATATGAAAAAAACAACATCAGAGCACTTAGCTAAATATTGGGCCATGTGTGAGTGGTTTGATCAAACCTGCGGACAGTTATTCGATTTATTTGAGGAAAAGGGACTTACAGAGAACACCTTATTTGTGTATGTGTGCGATAATGGTTGGGTTCAAGAACCGAATAAAGATACCTACGTAAAAACATCGAAAAGAGCCCCATATGATTTAGGAATACGCACACCCATTATGTATAAGTGGAAAGGTAAAATATCACCTAAAATTAACAATGAAACCTTTGTGAGTAGTATCGATATGATACCAACGGTACTCGATATTTTAGATATTAAGCAACCTGCGAACTTACCAGGAATAAGCGTTTTAGATACTGAAAAGTTAAATAAAAGAAAAGGTTTTTTTGGAGAGGTTTATGCTCATGATTTTGACACTAAAGAAAATAGTCTGTATTATAATATGGCCATTTTTCCGCCATATAAAATAATAGTTCCTGATCCTGTTCGAAAGGCCGATGAAAAAGTACAACTATTTAATATTAGCACAGATCCTTTTGAGCAAAAGAATATTGCAGCTAGCAATCCGAAAATAGTTAAAGATTTAACTGATAAAATTGTAAAATTTAGAACAAAATAA
- a CDS encoding DUF1961 family protein: MKLKKVCSFLIVTLFVFGCAAQNKSAEFKSISKSKDWNLVFNDKCTDDWTKNWTLDGLVATVKNTKKGMHFSAGPEPENDAHHAVLWTKESFAGDIKIEFDFIRTDTANKYVNLLYIQATGIGEAEFDKDIMKWSKFREVPAMKKYFENMNLLHISYAAFGNNGDGFYYTRARRYPKMQNKAFNLTEIVPSYDNKGFIKTGQKYHITAIKSGQMLFFKIESADGDELFTWDLSKVAQVNEGRIGLRQMYTRSSIYKNFKVYTKQY; this comes from the coding sequence ATGAAATTAAAAAAAGTATGTAGCTTTTTAATAGTAACACTATTTGTGTTTGGTTGTGCTGCACAGAATAAATCAGCCGAGTTTAAGTCAATCAGTAAATCAAAAGATTGGAATTTAGTTTTCAATGATAAATGTACTGACGATTGGACTAAAAACTGGACTTTGGATGGGTTGGTTGCTACAGTAAAAAACACAAAAAAAGGGATGCATTTTTCGGCTGGACCAGAACCTGAAAATGATGCCCACCATGCTGTTTTGTGGACAAAAGAATCGTTTGCCGGCGATATTAAAATTGAGTTCGATTTTATCCGAACCGACACGGCAAATAAGTATGTTAATCTTTTATATATTCAGGCTACGGGCATTGGTGAAGCTGAGTTTGATAAAGATATAATGAAATGGAGTAAATTCAGAGAAGTTCCGGCTATGAAAAAGTATTTTGAAAACATGAATCTTTTGCACATTAGTTATGCCGCTTTTGGAAATAATGGCGATGGTTTTTATTATACAAGAGCACGCAGGTATCCCAAAATGCAAAATAAAGCGTTCAATTTAACTGAAATTGTGCCCTCTTACGATAATAAAGGTTTTATCAAAACAGGTCAAAAGTATCATATTACCGCTATTAAATCAGGTCAAATGTTGTTTTTTAAGATTGAAAGTGCCGACGGAGATGAATTATTTACTTGGGATTTGTCTAAGGTAGCTCAAGTTAACGAAGGAAGAATCGGTTTAAGGCAAATGTACACACGTTCCTCTATATATAAGAATTTTAAGGTTTACACTAAACAATACTAA
- a CDS encoding BNR-4 repeat-containing protein encodes MKNIILIVLIIFNSLISNGQSEHEKVNYFSNNAFGNPIVGYNGEYYKGVTYIAYQGEKEDPYVVAYNHEKKQWIGPYKAGTSLLGKSNSKKIDNHGKPSLVVNGEGYIHIVFGGHGGIKEFGENTLGNYNGGKQIHVVSKKPMDISNWVEVDNLTPFATYSQFLKLDNGDIYLFYRHGAHRSNWVYQVSKDNCKTFSPKVSILKAKQAKPTPDCSDVFDSWYPSFERGKGNEILVSYNYHVCKNMTPHYSERNNCYYMTFDTDKNKWYNVKGKELKLPLTKEYSDVMTLAINTSDKWVQDGATCLNSSGFPHLSFYQGEADGTPHGGPKQLMNYIYTGKEWTGGATNLPSSARGEMKVTSSKDIQFLIGYNQGKSGEVAWWNSTKNLNEFAKKQVLINEEGGTFTLANFIRNAHPDAKMVTTQKIKGTDYSRIFLLGDKGPVKRLKTEAEVLKLQ; translated from the coding sequence ATGAAAAATATAATATTAATAGTACTTATCATTTTTAATTCCTTGATAAGTAATGGTCAATCCGAACATGAAAAAGTAAATTATTTTTCCAATAATGCTTTTGGTAATCCTATTGTTGGTTATAACGGAGAATATTATAAAGGAGTAACCTATATAGCTTATCAGGGAGAAAAAGAAGATCCTTATGTGGTAGCTTACAATCACGAAAAAAAACAGTGGATAGGACCATATAAAGCAGGAACCAGTTTATTAGGAAAATCAAATAGTAAGAAAATTGATAATCATGGTAAACCTTCTTTGGTGGTAAATGGTGAAGGTTATATACATATTGTTTTTGGAGGTCATGGAGGTATTAAAGAATTTGGTGAAAATACTTTAGGAAATTACAATGGCGGGAAACAAATTCACGTTGTTTCCAAAAAACCTATGGATATATCCAATTGGGTTGAGGTAGATAATTTGACGCCATTTGCTACCTACAGTCAATTTTTAAAATTAGATAACGGGGATATTTATTTGTTCTATCGTCACGGAGCGCATCGCAGTAACTGGGTTTATCAAGTGTCGAAAGATAATTGCAAAACTTTTTCGCCTAAGGTATCAATCTTAAAAGCAAAACAAGCCAAACCTACTCCAGATTGTTCAGATGTATTTGATTCTTGGTATCCAAGTTTTGAGCGAGGTAAAGGAAACGAAATTTTGGTATCATATAATTATCACGTATGCAAAAATATGACACCTCATTACAGTGAGCGAAACAATTGTTATTATATGACCTTCGATACTGATAAAAATAAGTGGTACAATGTTAAAGGAAAGGAATTAAAACTACCATTAACCAAGGAATATTCGGATGTGATGACCTTGGCAATTAACACTTCCGACAAATGGGTTCAAGATGGTGCTACTTGTTTAAACAGTTCCGGTTTTCCGCATCTTAGTTTCTATCAAGGTGAAGCGGATGGCACTCCTCATGGTGGACCAAAACAACTCATGAATTATATTTATACAGGTAAAGAATGGACTGGAGGTGCTACCAACTTACCAAGTTCAGCCAGAGGAGAAATGAAAGTAACTTCATCAAAAGACATTCAATTTTTAATTGGTTACAACCAAGGAAAATCTGGCGAAGTAGCTTGGTGGAACAGTACTAAAAACTTAAATGAGTTTGCTAAAAAGCAAGTGCTCATCAACGAAGAAGGTGGAACTTTTACCTTGGCTAATTTTATTCGAAATGCACATCCAGATGCTAAAATGGTAACCACTCAAAAAATTAAGGGTACAGATTATTCAAGAATTTTTTTACTAGGAGATAAAGGCCCGGTTAAACGCTTAAAAACGGAAGCTGAGGTTTTGAAATTACAATGA
- a CDS encoding sugar-binding domain-containing protein, whose amino-acid sequence MKHTFFTVLTFFLSIISYGQQEINLAGEWQVKLDPKNKGIEEGWFNESSFSDVLKLPGCIQEQGYGNIPGPETPWYGNTEWAGTGGLNGWGPDYLSKYKEQGVYKMQHFLQPDRHFIGPVWYMRNIEVPESWKGNPVMVSLERVHWVSKLWLDGKEVGEATSLAAPHKFNLGQLKPGKHIITLRVDNSEYVHMGYNAHSVSEQTAGTWNGIVGNIKLVAHPDIWIERLTVSPKPVGGMLKVGLLLGKTSNAKGKWELTLDAIGVSEGNEHNPKALVIKGRVDDINNNMMYINYPISENALLWDEYEPHLYQMEAKVKIKKSIDSRKLTFGLRDIKADGKHFSVNGFKTFMRGNNDCAVMPTTGYAPMDVESWRKVWRTYKDFGINLARFHSWTPPSAAFVAADEIGIYLAPEVGEWGTVKTKAQFNFMRAEAKRILDEFGHHPSFVFMGLGNEYDGDHKFFSEIVEEWKAYDNSKLYMVKANSWSPEGADYQVQRGIWPERKIKLRYQFGWPPTPNRTEYNLTPPNTSIDWREAASSFKVPVMSHEIAQICTYPDVETELKKYTGYLKANYLEIALDQLKERGMYELLPKIVESSGKWQVELIRESFEAAYRTPGMAGFQWLSLADFTGQSSAPVGLTDPFYDPRPYVDLDYVRRWSAPTVLLARMPKRVLTQKEILEADFEVTHFSKEELILNDLVATLRTNDGVLLKTWKLPAMRFKQESAQLIASIDFPLAGINAPEKLNLQLESKANKLMNDWNIWVYPDKQVAFFPKNVHVTKEWNKDTQKRLELGETVLLLPKIGDMRGDLASCFTNHFWTAIGDQGGQSSASGMLLDPKHPLFELFPTDAHVNWNWWDILNNAQPMILDSHDSKNPWPKAYRSLIQPVDSWKMNKKLALVAEAKVGKGKLLICSIDIENDLENRPATRQFRQSLINYLVSSAFNPQWEIKPEAIAEVFEKECGSTKEIDFKSNALPIDN is encoded by the coding sequence ATGAAGCATACGTTTTTTACAGTTCTAACTTTTTTTTTATCAATAATTAGTTATGGACAGCAAGAAATTAACCTTGCCGGAGAATGGCAAGTTAAATTAGACCCAAAAAATAAAGGAATTGAAGAGGGGTGGTTCAATGAATCGTCATTTTCTGATGTATTAAAGCTTCCAGGTTGTATACAAGAACAAGGGTACGGAAATATACCTGGTCCCGAAACACCTTGGTACGGTAATACGGAATGGGCAGGTACAGGCGGTCTTAATGGTTGGGGACCAGATTATTTAAGTAAATATAAGGAGCAAGGCGTATATAAAATGCAACATTTTCTGCAACCGGACCGACACTTTATTGGACCCGTTTGGTATATGCGAAATATTGAAGTGCCAGAATCTTGGAAAGGAAATCCTGTTATGGTTTCACTCGAACGTGTTCATTGGGTTTCTAAATTATGGCTTGATGGCAAAGAGGTTGGTGAAGCTACCAGTTTAGCAGCGCCTCACAAGTTTAATTTGGGGCAGTTAAAACCTGGTAAACATATAATCACATTACGAGTAGATAATTCTGAATATGTTCATATGGGTTACAATGCGCACTCAGTGTCAGAGCAAACAGCGGGTACTTGGAATGGTATTGTAGGCAATATAAAACTTGTCGCTCACCCAGATATTTGGATAGAAAGATTAACTGTATCTCCAAAACCCGTTGGAGGCATGTTAAAAGTTGGACTTTTGCTGGGGAAAACGAGTAACGCTAAAGGTAAGTGGGAACTCACTCTTGATGCTATTGGTGTAAGTGAAGGAAACGAGCACAATCCGAAAGCCCTTGTCATAAAAGGACGGGTAGATGATATTAATAATAATATGATGTATATTAATTATCCTATATCAGAAAATGCGCTGTTATGGGATGAATACGAACCCCATCTGTACCAAATGGAGGCAAAGGTAAAAATCAAAAAATCTATCGATTCACGAAAGCTAACATTTGGACTACGAGATATAAAAGCAGATGGCAAACATTTTAGTGTCAATGGATTTAAAACCTTTATGAGGGGCAATAATGACTGTGCAGTTATGCCAACAACAGGTTATGCACCCATGGATGTAGAGTCGTGGCGCAAAGTATGGCGTACCTACAAAGATTTTGGCATTAACCTAGCTCGTTTTCATTCTTGGACACCACCAAGTGCAGCTTTTGTAGCTGCCGATGAAATAGGCATCTACCTGGCCCCAGAAGTGGGAGAATGGGGGACAGTCAAAACAAAAGCTCAATTTAATTTTATGAGGGCTGAAGCAAAAAGAATTCTAGATGAATTTGGTCATCATCCAAGTTTTGTATTTATGGGACTTGGTAATGAATATGATGGCGACCACAAATTTTTCTCTGAAATAGTTGAGGAATGGAAAGCCTACGATAATTCTAAACTTTACATGGTTAAAGCGAATTCTTGGAGCCCTGAAGGAGCTGACTATCAAGTGCAGCGGGGTATTTGGCCAGAACGTAAAATTAAACTTCGTTACCAATTTGGATGGCCTCCAACGCCTAATCGTACCGAATATAACTTAACCCCGCCAAATACGTCTATCGATTGGCGCGAAGCAGCTTCCTCATTTAAAGTTCCTGTAATGTCACATGAAATTGCTCAAATTTGTACGTACCCCGATGTTGAAACCGAACTCAAAAAATATACGGGTTACCTTAAAGCGAACTACCTTGAAATTGCACTTGATCAACTAAAGGAACGCGGGATGTACGAACTTCTTCCTAAAATTGTAGAATCGTCTGGGAAGTGGCAGGTCGAATTAATTCGTGAATCCTTTGAAGCGGCCTATCGAACGCCGGGTATGGCAGGTTTTCAATGGCTTTCGCTAGCCGATTTTACTGGGCAAAGTAGTGCTCCAGTGGGTTTAACAGATCCTTTCTACGACCCACGTCCTTATGTTGATTTAGATTACGTACGTCGATGGAGTGCACCAACAGTACTCTTAGCACGCATGCCTAAACGCGTGTTGACTCAAAAAGAGATTTTAGAAGCAGACTTTGAAGTGACACACTTTAGCAAGGAAGAATTGATTTTAAATGATTTGGTTGCTACGCTGCGAACTAATGATGGGGTTTTATTGAAAACATGGAAACTGCCTGCAATGCGCTTTAAACAAGAAAGCGCTCAGCTTATTGCCTCTATAGATTTTCCACTTGCAGGTATAAATGCGCCGGAAAAATTAAACTTACAGCTTGAATCTAAAGCAAATAAGCTTATGAACGATTGGAATATTTGGGTTTACCCAGATAAACAAGTTGCGTTTTTTCCGAAAAATGTTCATGTAACTAAAGAATGGAACAAGGACACCCAAAAACGACTTGAATTAGGCGAAACCGTACTTTTATTACCTAAGATTGGTGATATGAGAGGTGATTTAGCTTCGTGTTTTACAAACCATTTCTGGACAGCCATAGGAGATCAAGGTGGTCAATCTTCAGCCTCAGGGATGTTACTTGATCCTAAACATCCATTATTTGAGTTATTTCCAACGGATGCGCATGTTAATTGGAACTGGTGGGATATTTTAAATAATGCGCAACCTATGATTTTAGATTCACATGATTCTAAAAATCCGTGGCCAAAAGCGTATCGTTCGTTAATTCAGCCCGTAGATTCGTGGAAAATGAATAAGAAGTTAGCTCTTGTAGCCGAGGCTAAAGTGGGAAAGGGAAAGTTGCTTATTTGTAGTATTGATATTGAAAATGATTTAGAAAACCGACCTGCGACACGACAGTTCCGTCAGAGTTTGATAAACTACTTGGTTTCTTCAGCATTCAATCCACAATGGGAAATAAAACCAGAAGCCATTGCTGAAGTGTTTGAAAAAGAATGCGGATCTACTAAAGAAATAGATTTTAAATCGAATGCACTGCCAATAGATAATTAA